One Lagenorhynchus albirostris chromosome 8, mLagAlb1.1, whole genome shotgun sequence genomic region harbors:
- the ARHGEF5 gene encoding rho guanine nucleotide exchange factor 5 isoform X5, translating to MEAEGPQHGAATPIPARVEFSTILAAPMRSRQTPALGPEAEEGADPPYQWAERHGLLETQQRHARDVNDCATESMTSFPVEASADVETDQESLMAGACDTPEHQEAGPQCPADRQARPPAPPELWACPSQGEYLDTASIAGELGSSVEVEFKPELPPLILETGQAEGEEGTSPDTSAQTRCGPCCEEHPAETNQPQDSESGPTRRESPEREGAVCHQKAEELEGRGLQGEGTLREDVCSDGLSGEQMGEQVSGTEEEQRQKRQQIQDDVMLAEQGEGKGYSGELGGLSSGGRDWRAHGHRDLEQGEQESGELTGPEESNVDAQYEENESLVGKSVKVAGKQEDQGLQGKAMPVEGQEEKAGSSEDVGSGRGDALGAGGEERHTEEGGERDAPATLALVAPEVSSPHDLFPDACCPTARIPGTQTEPRTEEPSPAPLTPTLELVGRSQQLISLPHSFPAVESPDQETAQCNPRVGSELGEGTASSRGEEGVSVTPPRTAASAPPSPPEVSPGMTASSSFPRREPWVAACSPETSGASRPTDSPSPCGASESPAAALHGLASAGQASPQGPPGNRTGAAQHRRGHSFPGSHGTEPTPDLAGVSLSFSHSELPQRPPKAAIYGSVIPRRARKGGRDCTIIPGSSSSLPAPGQDSQGLTSNSARPGSPQSSQPWASTHPSAFAPGSPAHGPSPPTVSVDEGTREPPPPPAPEKRRVRSTVEGDGPRSAVVPTQRRYSHPPLALGLGLHGHPKGPLPLVPDPLVARQHRPLPSTLDTPDHTQTSFSPRQRYNKPLPLTPDLSQPHPAPVSSLRSSRIYRPLPPLPVANPPTEPPPLPPKSRERSRLTQGGLGDSGGQARTRPVCQERTISTPHSVGRVSWPPATGRSTDSSSPASRSKSEVTPGMAFSNMTALVSPPFLTAPWTLEVQGPTSEEPEVPARRSFRRIFPQEGANGLRRSDLGRTRQPEKPSHPHLEKASSWPHRRDSGRPAEGSSGQVGVPSEGSSKHKDWHRQGLRRPSILPEGPKGGPAVEKSPSLSDAIVLREKKPKEVMGGFSRRCSKLINSSQLLYQEYSDVFLNKEIQSQQRLDSLTEAPGPASPRQPRKALVSSESYLKRLSMASSGSLWQEIPVVRNSTVLLSMTHEDQKLQEAKFELIVSEASYLRSLHIAVDHFQHSEQLRATLSNQYHQWLFSRLQDVRDVSTMFLSDLEENFEGNIFTFQVCDVVLSHAPNFRRVYLPYVTNQTYQERTFQSLLSSNSSFREVLEKLESDPICQRLSLKSFLILPFQRITRLKLLLQNILKRTQPGSSEEAEATKAHHALEELIRDCNNNVQQMRRTEELIYLSQKIEFECRIFPLISQSRWLVKSGELTALEFSVSPGLRRKLSARPVHLHLFNDCLLLSRPREGSRFLVFDHAPFSSVRGEKCEMKLHGPHKNLFRLFLRDNAQGSQAEFLFRTETQSEKLRWISALAMPREELDLLECYESPQVQCLRAYKPRENDELALEKADVVMVTQQSSDVTSATTLFPNKTTF from the exons ATGGAAGCTGAGGGGCCCCAACACGGAGCGGCGACCCCCATTCCTGCCAGAGTGGAGTTCAGTACTATCCTGGCAGCTCCCATGAGAAGCAGGCAGACCCCTGCCTTGGGGCCTGAAGCTGAAGAGGGCGCGGACCCACCCTATCAGTGGGCGGAGAGACACGGACTCTTGGAGACCCAGCAGAGACATGCAAGGGATGTGAATGACTGTGCGACTGAGAGCATGACCTCTTTTCCCGTCGAAGCCTCTGCAGATGTGGAGACCGACCAGGAAAGCCTGATGGCTGGGGCCTGTGACACCCCAGAGCATCAGGAGGCAGGGCCCCAGTGCCCAGCAGATAGACAGGCAAGGCCGCCAGCTCCCCCGGAGCTCTGGGCCTGCCCCAGCCAGGGTGAATATCTAGACACGGCCTCAATAGCCGGTGAACTGGGTAGCAGCGTGGAGGTGGAATTCAAACCAGAGCTCCCTCCTTTGATATTGGAAACCGGACAAGCCgaaggagaggagggaacttCCCCAGACACCTCTGCCCAGACCAGATGTGGGCCTTGCTGTGAAGAGCACCCTGCGGAGACCAACCAGCCGCAGGACTCGGAAAGTGGACCTACCAGGCGGGAAAGTCCAGAGAGAGAAGGGGCCGTGTGTCACCAGAAGGCCGAGGAGCTGGAGGGACGGGGACTTCAGGGGGAGGGGACTCTGCGGGAGGATGTTTGCTCTGATGGGCTTTCGGGGGAGCAGATGGGAGAGCAGGTTAGCGGAACAGAGGAAGAACAGAGACAAAAACGGCAGCAGATTCAAGACGATGTGATGCTCGCAGAGCAAGGAGAAGGCAAGGGCTATAGTGGGGAACTGGGAGGTCTGAGCTCTGGTGGGCGGGACTGGAGGGCTCACGGCCACAGGGATCTAGAACAAGGGGAACAGGAGAGCGGGGAGTTGACGGGGCCAGAGGAGAGTAACGTGGATGCCCAGTATGAGGAGAATGAAAGCTTAGTGGGGAAATCAGTGAAAGTCGCTGGAAAGCAAGAAGATCAGGGTCTACAGGGGAAAGCGATGCCAGTagaggggcaggaggagaaggCAGGGTCAAGCGAGGACGTGGGCAGTGGGCGTGGGGAcgccctgggggcagggggagaagagaggcatacagaggaaggaggagagcgTGATGCTCCTGCCACACTGGCTCTGGTAGCCCCTGAGGTCTCTTCTCCCCATGACTTGTTTCCAGATGCCTGTTGTCCCACAGCCAGGATCCCCGGGACCCAGACAGAGCCTAGGACTGAGGAACCGTCCCCTGCACCTCTGACTCCTACCCTGGAGCTAGTAGGACGGTCCCAGCAGCTCATTTCTTTACCTCATTCCTTTCCTGCCGTGGAGTCGCCTGACCAAGAAACAGCTCAGTGCAACCCGCGAGTGGGCtctgagctgggggaggggacagcatCCAGccggggggaggagggggtctCTGTGACCCCTCCAAGGACAGCAGCGTcagcccctcccagccctcctGAAGTCTCCCCCGGCATGACTGCCTCATCCTCCTTCCCCAGGAGGGAGCCCTGGGTTGCTGCATGTTCTCCAGAAACCTCCGGAGCTTCTCGACCCACCGACAGCCCATCTCCCTGTGGGGCTTCTGAGAGCCCTGCAGCTGCCCTCCACGGCCTCGCCTCAGCAGGCCAGGCCAGCCCTCAGGGTCCCCCAGGCAACCGCACCGGGGCGGCCCAGCACCGGAGGGGCCACTCCTTCCCGGGCTCTCATGGGACAGAACCGACTCCGGACCTGGCGGGAGTATCACTCTCCTTCTCCCACTCAGAGTTGCCCCAGAGACCCCCCAAAGCTGCCATCTATGGCTCTGTGATCCCAAGAAGGGCCAGGAAAGGCGGAAGGGACTGTACCATCATTCCGGGATCCTCGAGTTCGCTACCCGCTCCAGGGCAGGACTCTCAAGGATTGACCTCAAACTCAGCAAGGCCTGGCAGCCCCCAAAGCAGCCAGCCGTGGGCCTCCACACACCCCTCGGCGTTTGCCCCAGGATCTCCTGCCCATGGCCCTTCCCCACCCACTGTCTCCGTAGATGAGGGGACCCGTGAGCCTccaccccctcctgccccagagAAGAGGCGCGTCCGCTCTACGGTGGAGGGAGATGGCCCTCGCTCTGCCGTGGTCCCCACGCAGAGACGGTATAGCCATCCTCCGCTGGCCCTAGGTTTAGGGCTGCACGGCCACCCCAAAGGCCCACTGCCCCTAGTTCCTGACCCCCTTGTGGCAAGGCAGCACCGACCCCTGCCCTCTACCCTGGACACCCCCGACCATACTCAGACCTCTTTCTCTCCCAGGCAAAGATACAACAAGCCATTACCCCTAACTCCCGATTTGTCTCAGCCACACCCTGCTCCTGTTTCTTCTTTGAGGAGCTCCAGGATCTACaggcctctccctcctctccctgttgCGAACCCTCCTACTGAACCACCACCGTTACCCCCAAAGTCCAGGGAGAGGAGCAGGCTCACCCAGGGGGGACTCGGAGATTCAGGGGGTCAGGCCAGGACCAGGCCAGTTTGTCAAGAGCGGACCATCTCCACTCCCCATTCTGTGGGACGTGTCTCCTGGCCTCCGGCCACGGGCAGATCGACAGACTCTTCGTCTCCCGCCAGTAGGAGTAAGAGTGAAGTGACCCCTGGCATGGCTTTCAGTAACATGACAGCTCTTGTAAGTCCCCCTTTCCTGACCGCCCCCTGGACTCTGGAGGTCCAGGGACCCACCTCGGAAGAGCCTGAGGTCCCTGCCAGAAGATCTTTCAGAAGGATCTTCCCCCAGGAAGGAGCCAATGGCCTGAGGAGGTCGGATCTAGGGCGAACAAGGCAGCCAGAGAAGCCCAGCCATCCCCATCTGGAGAAGGCGTCCAGCTGGCCTCACAGACGGGACTCAGGGAGACCAGCGGAGGGCAGCAGTGGACAGGTGGGGGTCCCTAGTGAGGGGTCGAGTAAGCACAAGGACTGGCACCGGCAGGGCCTGCGCAGACCCTCCATCCTACCCGAGGGCCCTAAAG GAGGTCCAGCCGTGGAAAAATCCCCTAGCCTTTCAGATGCCATTGTTTTGCG GGAGAAGAAGCCAAAGGAGGTGATGGGAGGCTTTTCAAGACGTTGCTCCAAGCTCATCAATTCCT CTCAGCTGCTTTACCAGGAGTACAGCGATGTGTTTCTGAACAAGGAGATCCAGAGCCAGCAGCGGCTGGACAGCCTGACAGAGGCACCGGGGCCCGCCTCCCCCCGGCAGCCCCGAAAGGCCTTGGTGTCCTCGGAGTCCTACCTGAAACGCCTCTCCATGGCCTCCAGTGGCTCCCTCTGGCAGGAAATCCCCGTGGTGCGCAATAGCACTGTGCTGCTCTCCATGACCCACGAAGACCAGAAACTCCAGGAG GCCAAATTTGAGCTGATTGTGTCCGAGGCCTCCTACCTGCGCAGTCTACATATAGCCGTGGATCATTTCCAACATTCAGAGCAGCTCCGGGCCACCCTTTCCAACCAGTATCATCAATGGCTCTTCTCTCGTTTACAGGATGTGCGTGACGTCAGCACCAT GTTCCTTTCAGACCTGGAAGAGAACTTTGAGGGCAACATCTTCACCTTCCAAGTGTGTGATGTGGTTCTGAGCCATGCCCCCAACTTCCGCCGGGTCTACCTGCCTTATGTCACCAACCAGACCTACCAGGAACGCACCTTCCAAAGCCTGCT GAGTAGCAACAGCAGTTTCCGAGAGGTCCTGGAGAAGCTGGAGAGTGACCCCATCTGCCAACGCCTTTCcctcaagtcctttctcattCTGCCCTTCCAGCGCATCACCCGTCTCAAGCTACTGCTCCAG AACATTCTGAAGAGAACACAGCCTGGCTCCTCGGAGGAAGCAGAGGCCACGAAGGCACACCACGCCCTGGAGGAG CTGATCCGAGACTGCAATAATAACGTCCAGCAGATGCGACGGACGGAGGAGCTGATCTACCTGAGCCAGAAGATCGAGTTTGAGTGCAGA ATATTCCCGCTCATTTCACAGTCACGCTGGCTGGTGAAGAGCGGGGAGCTGACGGCCCTGGAGTTCAGTGTCTCCCCAGGGCTGCGGAGGAAGCTGAGCGCACGCCCAGTCCACCTGCACCTCTTCAATGACTGTCTGCTGCTGTCTCGGCCCCGAGA GGGTAGCCGCTTCCTGGTATTTGACCACGCTCCCTTCTCCTCCGTCCGAGGGGAAAAGTGTGAAATGAAGCTGCATGGACCTCACAAAAACCTCTTCCGACTCTTCCTGCGGGACAACGCACAGGGCTCCCAGGCTGAGTTCCTCTTCCGCACCGAGACTCA aagtGAAAAGCTTCGCTGGATCTCAGCCTTGGCCATGCCAAGAGAGGAGTTGGACCTTCTGGAGTGTTATG AGTCCCCACAAGTACAGTGCCTTCGAGCCTACAAACCCCGAGAGAATGATGAGTTGGCACTAGAGAAGGCAGACGTGGTGATGGTGACTCAGCAAAGCAGTGATG